The genomic stretch GATTGACCCGCGGAAAAATCCTACATTGATTTACATCAAATCCATGTGACCAATCTTACTTTACACACCAATCTACCCCACATAACGCCACCTTTGACCACCATGTTGACAACCGCTGGAAAGCATGTATTCCAACCTTTCCAACGAATTTAAGAAAGCTCAAACCgacctcgtttgctatctcaaacatcgaaTGAAAGTCACCTCATTACAAGTGTTCAAATATTGGCCAAAATGTCGTATTTGACAATAAAAATCGGAATTTTATTTTCGCAGTATACATTTTACTCAATTTAGTACATTTTTTACATTAATTTCCATTTGCATACCCTTGTACTACCAACACCCCTGAATTAagttctctcaaattccaaccatacAACCTCTTAAATCGATCATATTTCTTCGATTATACATTATAAATCGAATATGTAACACGTTTTTGGTTTGGTAAATTAGAAATTATACATGAAATGGGCGTTTCCTTTTATCTAATTCCCTATTTGGACGTTACACAATAACACAAACAATAAGACGATCATCCTCTCAATCTCTCTGCTAAAGAAAATCCATCTCCAATATTCACCATAAATTGTCACCGGCGACGCTTCAGTCTTCACCATCCACCCTCATCGCCACCGTCAGCGCTTCGCCATCAACACCTGCCTCAGTGAAGTAAGTATACCCCCAATTTCCAAACCCTAATTGATATAATTGATAAATTGAATTGATATAATGATGTAAATATGTAATGAATGTATGTATTTATGAAGGTGAAGCGATATAATACTATAATGAATGTATCAAATGTATGAATCGAGATAGTCGTATGGTGTTCAATTGTTTAAACTTCAAATTGCtgcgttttttgtttgtttagtGAACTAGTGAAGTGAAGTACTGAAGTTTGTATGTTGTATTGCCgtattggtgatttggtgtttGCCAGTAATTAATTCATTTGTAAATTTGGTGATTGAATGAAGTTGTTACTTGTTATCTGCCCTGCTCTTAATTCAAGTTGGTTAATTGTGTTACTAAACCATTTACTCATTAGGCTGCTATTAGGCTGAATAGGCTGAATAGGCTCATATTGTTGCCTTGGTGTTATATTGTTATCGACTTATCCTCGCAAATTATAATTACTTTTTCTTtagtatacttttttttttctattgtgCCCACCATGTCGATAATTCCTGCGTCCGCCCCtgccctccgtcccaatcatttgtttacccttGATAAAAATATCTGCCACAGTATAAAAACGGTAAATAATTGATTGGGATAGGAGAAGTAGGCTGTTATCCTTGGGATATGATGTGATTAAGCAAACATAAGCAGATGCTATTATGAATTTGTTCAGTTTTATGGATGTTTAAAAATTTTAACAGGGTTTCCATCCTCCAAATACCTGTGTAAAACAGTTTACACTAGAATAATCGTAAAAACACGTGCTATTGACTCGAATACCCCATATGAAACAGTTTCTGATAACTGGCATATGGTATGAATTGGATATAATCATGTCTTTAATTTATGGTTTTACACAATTTATGTCTTAAATCCATCAATTTGGGTCAAAACACATACTCAgctgttttattgcattttagttCTGTAACGAAGAAACAATAAGATATCAAACTCAGGGGAAAATAAAAGAATATCTACCAGTCGGGTATTTTAACTATACGTCTATACACTAAACATCTAGCAATCCTGACTTAGTTACAATATGAAACCACTCAAAAAATGAGAAACGATATTTGGTTCAGATATCCGCTTCATTGAATCTGCAGACGGAAATGCCACCATCCAATCTAGACATTTACAGTGTGTCTGTGTTGTGTGATACATTCTGCTCTTTCACTTCATTTAGAGTTAAGTGGCACACTCTTTGAGTCTTCATTCGTCTCACACAGTTAAACAACCTGGCTTCTTGACAATCTGAGCTTAGTTGAGTTGGGATTTTTCTGTAACGTTTCAGggtttgacaagattgcttcTTAGGCTTTTTGGCCAACAGTGGGTTACTGCTGTGAGTTGGGATTTTACTGCTGTTAATTGCCTGCTTTATATTTGAACGAAAATAAAAGGATAGTATGTGAAGTTGCTTTCAACCTCGCAAGGATTTAAGCAAGACACACGattcaacctcgcaaggaagaattAACACTATAAACTCACAAGTTTAAAGTAAAGGGTTGCTCGCTTTTTAATGTGCTTTATACAGATATTGGTTGTATATTTGGGAGTGTGAACTATCATAATCTACgcacttatttttttttttttccttatgcTTAGTTTAGCCTGATTCAATTTGAATTTCTTTTTGTCCGACTTATGCAAGATTAGTCTGGGATCGAGGGCTGAATTTCGCTAGTGAGTTATATTGTTAGCACGGCTTAATCTTGACTCATCATAATGTACAATTATATGTTTTGCACCTGTCAGGAAGAAGTCTTGGAATGGGCTTGAGCAAAACTGAGATAAATTTAAGAAGGCTACTTGCATCGGCACCTCGGCAGCAAAATCAGGCAAAACTAATCCATGTATGTAAGTTCGAAGAACTTTCTCTTTATTCCCGCCCTCTCAAGTCTCATCTCTTTCTCTTATAACATGTCGATATACTATTACATCATTGCCACTTCTGTATGGGTACTTATATCTTGAAGGACAATGATGCAGTATGTAGCCACGCTTAGAGAATTGTTAGAACAGCTCACTGAAGAGACTACTCCAGATGGCTTACCCAGGTGTGCACTTTTTACTTCTCAGTTTTTGATCAATTTAtaaattttgtttatgcaatgcTAAACGGTGTCAATAGTTTTAGCCCAATGTGATGAAAATGTGGAATTCAGGGGTGTGGCTGTCTGGAGCAGTTGCTATATGCCGCAGTGTAGCTTTTCTACTTCCCATTTTTCCTGCATGACCATCTTATGTAGTAGGCTCTTGTTGAGAGTAGACTTTTCAACTGCCAAGGGCTGTGGTTTTTCTTGTTGTTAATTAGCACGAGTGTTTGTGAATTAGAGAATTCGGATTGGGATAGATAGTGAAATAGCTAGAACTACATCTACATTTAGTTCGGTTATTATTTTCTGGGCAGCACAGTAAAATTTCTAGTGTCGTGGTTCTGTTCTGTCCGAAAGTATTTCCAGTAGTTGGTACGCGTGTCAGCTTGTGCACTGTGTACTGCTCTGTTAGAGTTTTATCCTGCTTGTTGTGACTTTGTTGCTTTGTTGTCTCATGAGTCCCGATATTATTTCTTGTATGGGTTTTTATTTGTAGGGTCTCAAAAGCTAAGGTGAATGATTATTCTGAGAAGGTAGAATCTATCGCTTCACAATTAGCTTCACCGGTGGTGAGTTTTTTGTTGATGCATTCTAATTTACAATTCACCAACTTAACACTGATTTTGTTGTGTTCAACCATAGTAACTACTAATTACTGCCAACAAACGCTGCTTAGGAACTATGTGTCCCTCTACACTTGTCTTACCATCTTTCAATTATCCTTTATCATTGTGGATGGAGAATTCAGAGTTGATTTGCATCTCTATCATAGATATAGGGCTTTTATACTGTGACTCTGGATTGGTCTTGATGGGTTGATTCAGTTTGATGATAACTTTGTATGTCAATGGTAGGAAATCTTTGTAGAGACAACACCTGAGGAAATCCCTACACATATCGAAGAGGAAAAAGTAGTATCCCCACCTGGACTAAGGAAGAGGCCTGTGTAAGTTAGCACATGAATAAATTTAGTGGCGTTATATGTGCTTGTCAAGTCCGTTGAAGGTAAAGGTAAAGTAACCTGAGGAGTTTGATGAATGCAGGCCATCCTCATTTGTAGAAGATAAATCTCCTGATAATAATATTGGTGACCAATCCTCAAAGCATGTCAAATTGGATGCGGCTGCACATTCGCATATTGATAAGCACAGGTATTTGCATTTACAATTATAAATTATTGGTGTGCTTCAAGTTGTGTTTTTTGTTTCCCTAAATGCACATATTTGCATTAGCCAA from Silene latifolia isolate original U9 population chromosome 5, ASM4854445v1, whole genome shotgun sequence encodes the following:
- the LOC141657254 gene encoding uncharacterized protein LOC141657254 isoform X1 translates to MGLSKTEINLRRLLASAPRQQNQAKLIHYVATLRELLEQLTEETTPDGLPRVSKAKVNDYSEKVESIASQLASPVEIFVETTPEEIPTHIEEEKVVSPPGLRKRPVPSSFVEDKSPDNNIGDQSSKHVKLDAAAHSHIDKHRKLQEDLTDEMVQMARQLKENSLMMNRSVKNAEKILDSTEQAIEHSLASTSHVNVRATNVFSQSSKTSCFTWLAMLVMVMVFMMVVLLIRIT
- the LOC141657254 gene encoding uncharacterized protein LOC141657254 isoform X3, with the protein product MYYVATLRELLEQLTEETTPDGLPRVSKAKVNDYSEKVESIASQLASPVEIFVETTPEEIPTHIEEEKVVSPPGLRKRPVPSSFVEDKSPDNNIGDQSSKHVKLDAAAHSHIDKHRKLQEDLTDEMVQMARQLKENSLMMNRSVKNAEKILDSTEQAIEHSLASTSHVNVRATNVFSQSSKTSCFTWLAMLVMVMVFMMVVLLIRIT
- the LOC141657254 gene encoding uncharacterized protein LOC141657254 isoform X2 produces the protein MTMMQYVATLRELLEQLTEETTPDGLPRVSKAKVNDYSEKVESIASQLASPVEIFVETTPEEIPTHIEEEKVVSPPGLRKRPVPSSFVEDKSPDNNIGDQSSKHVKLDAAAHSHIDKHRKLQEDLTDEMVQMARQLKENSLMMNRSVKNAEKILDSTEQAIEHSLASTSHVNVRATNVFSQSSKTSCFTWLAMLVMVMVFMMVVLLIRIT